The genomic region TGCGATAGCGCTTGTAGCGACGGTTACCCATCAGGATCGCGTCGAGGGCGCGGTCCGGGGCGTACCAGTAGCGTTTGGCGTAGTGCCAGCGAGCCTTGCCGAACAGGCTGATCGGCGCGAACGGAATAGCCACCACATCAACGTCGGATGGCTTGATGCCGGCCTGCTCGAGGCAGAATTTCGCCGATTCGTAAGGCATGCGGTTCTTTGCATGTTTATCGCGCACGAAACGCTCTTCTTCAGCCGCCGCGACCAGCTTGCCGTCGATGTACAAGGCTGCGGAAGGATCATGGCTAAGGGCGCCGGACAGGCCAAGAATCGTCAATGCCACAGGGGTCAAGCCTCTTTAGTCTGCATGCAGGCGCAACGCGCCTCAAAAATTAATGTGCCCTCGCAAGGGGCGAGAGACAGCTAAAGGGCGGGATTATAGCAAGGAATGTCAATCACACTGACATTGGATTGAATGTCCCAGCTCATGGTGACGGGAACGGTTTGCGCAAGGCTTGTCTGACAGAAATCGCCCCAAGCTTGCGATGGAATACCAGAGTCATCGATTTTGCATTGAAGTAGCGTTCTGCCTGATAGCAGTGGATTACAGTACCAACGCTGTTCAGCCTATGAAGCCGGTGCATCGTTTATGAATCATCGGCTCTTCTCATCCTCGACCCGGCCGCCAGTAAATCCTGATATTGCCATCCGTTGCTTGCCGGTAAATCGTGTATGGCAGGACAACGGTGTCCAGCGCACCCGACAAGGTCAAGTCCAGCAATACGAACGGCACCAGAATCCCCGTGGGATCGGGAGGCGCATGGAGGAGGCAAAAGTCGTGGGCCAAACCGCTGTAGGTACGGGGAATGGACTGACAGTAGGTCTTTTGCTTTCTGAGGCCGCGGGCGGCCTCTTCGTCATCCTGAAGCACTGTGACAGCGGTCCCGCAGCCGGATAGCGCCAGTGAAAAAGAGCTCAGCATCACAGCCATTTTTATCGTCAAAATCTGCCCTCCGAGAACGTCAGGCAAACTAGCATCGTGGCTATTCAGGGCACAGTTCATGGGCTCTGCAGATCATGTAGGACGATTCATAAGAACTTGTCCTCCAGATCTCGGGAGACTGATCTGGCGCCATCGCGGACAAGTCCGCTCCCACAGGTTCAGCGCTAACCTTGTGGGAGCGGGCTTGCCCGCGATAGGGTCGAAGACCCGATTCAAGCAGCGCCGGAGATATCTTTGGGCAGACGCTGATCAATCACTTGGTACAACGCACTGCTCTCGGGCCAGTTGCGCATGAACCGCGCCCGATCCCGCGCATACGCAGGGGCAAAGCTGCTGAGCGAACCATGCTGACACATCGAATCCAGGTCGATCAGCGCCCAGCGATCCTGTTGCCAGAACAGGTTGTGGCCCTTGAAGTCGCCATGGCTGATCCGCTCGGCAATCAGCTCGGCGAACAGGTAATCCAGAGCCTGCAGCTCAGCCTCGGGCGCGTCCCCGCTCTCCACGTACGGCGCAAAGCGCTCGATGATGTCTGGCCCCGGCAAATACTCGGTCACCAGGTACGCCCGGCTGCGCAGCCAGAGAAAACGCTTTTCCAGCAACGCCAATGGTTTTGGCGTGGCAATACCGAGGAACGCCAGGCGATTGCCTTCGCGCCAAGAGTGCCAGGCGCGGCTCGGGCGCCAAAAACGCTTGAGCCAGTGGGCAAAGCCTTTGATGTTGTAACGCTTGACCACCAACGTACGCCCGGCCACCTCGACCTTGCCAACGCTCGCCGCGCCGCCGGTCTTGTACAGATGCCCCTGATCGAGCAAGGCATCAGCCTGCGCCAGCACCGGCAGCATCGCGACTTCTTCCTCACGGCGAATCGCCCGCAAGCCGAACGCACCGCGCCGGACGCTGAACAGCGTGCATTCGCGGCCGACCTTGATCAGAAAGTCCTTCAAACGCCAGCGACGGACCTTATCGATCTGTTTTTGCAACGCCTCCATAGGCAACGCGTGTTCGCCGTTACTCAGCAGGTAATACACCAACAACTCTTCGGTGAAGGGTTCCAGCACTTTGGGCAACTGGGCGAAAAACACCCCGAGGTTCTCCAGGACTTTCTGTTGCGACAGCGGCTTGCCCGCCGTTTCGGCACAGATCCCGGCGCCATCGATCAAATACAACTGACCGCCATGGCGCAGCAGGTTGTCCAGGTGCAGGTCCTCCTGCCACAGACCTTTGCTGTGCAGTTGGCCGATGGCGCCCAACGCCTCGGCCAACACCGCGGATTGTTCATCCGCCAATGCGGGCAAGTGTTCGACCTGCTTCCAGGCATCCCCCAGACTCTCGGCGCCCTCAAGGAAATCGAACAACAGCCAGCCGCCCTCGCCGTCCTTGAGACCATCGGCCAATAACAATGGTGTGGTCAGCCCCTGAGCGGCAAGCAAGCGCACGCCGTCCAGTTCACGCTGAAAATGCCGCGCCGCTTTACCACCGACCAACAACTTGGCCAGCACCGGCCGGCCGCGCCAGACACCAGCCCCGACATAACGCTGCCCCGGCAACACCCGCAGCAGACTCAGCAGCTGCAACTCGGCAGGCCCCGCGGCATCGGCCAGAGGAATGCTCAGTGGCAGGTTCGGGCTGCGGCCGGCGTTTTTCAGTTCGGACAAACGCATCAACGCGCCTCCTTGTTACTGCGCCGCGCACTCAGACGCGATACCCAACGGCTCACCCGCGAACTGTTGAGCGGCTTATCCAGATAAACCGCCAACAACTCGCGCAGCTGACTTTCGCTCCATTCCGGCGCCCGACGCAGCAACGGCTCCAGGTCCTTGATCCGATCACGCCGGCCGAAAAACAGCGGCCGGGTTTTTTCCAGGTCAATCAATTGCGCCTGATAGCCGTCACCGGTGGCCTGAAGAAAAATGTGCTTGGGGTAGAAGCAACCGTGGACCTGACGCATACCGTGCAGGCGTCGCGCCAGTTGCCCACAAGCCTTGAGAATGGCCGAGTGCTGTGTCGCGCTCAGCTCTGACCAGCGCTGCAACAGCGAATCCAGATCATCCCAAGCGTCCAGCGCGCGGGTCAGCAGAATCGCCCG from Pseudomonas sp. GGS8 harbors:
- a CDS encoding lipopolysaccharide kinase InaA family protein, which translates into the protein MTDFLAAEDRALFERHGLGTFDALWAKQLDAVDEPNTGRGGWSSVFRLDLDGHGYYLKRQSNYLTRSRHSPFGEPSFAREFRNISRYRTLGIPALQAAFFGERKVDGEVRAILLTRALDAWDDLDSLLQRWSELSATQHSAILKACGQLARRLHGMRQVHGCFYPKHIFLQATGDGYQAQLIDLEKTRPLFFGRRDRIKDLEPLLRRAPEWSESQLRELLAVYLDKPLNSSRVSRWVSRLSARRSNKEAR
- a CDS encoding lipopolysaccharide kinase InaA family protein, producing the protein MRLSELKNAGRSPNLPLSIPLADAAGPAELQLLSLLRVLPGQRYVGAGVWRGRPVLAKLLVGGKAARHFQRELDGVRLLAAQGLTTPLLLADGLKDGEGGWLLFDFLEGAESLGDAWKQVEHLPALADEQSAVLAEALGAIGQLHSKGLWQEDLHLDNLLRHGGQLYLIDGAGICAETAGKPLSQQKVLENLGVFFAQLPKVLEPFTEELLVYYLLSNGEHALPMEALQKQIDKVRRWRLKDFLIKVGRECTLFSVRRGAFGLRAIRREEEVAMLPVLAQADALLDQGHLYKTGGAASVGKVEVAGRTLVVKRYNIKGFAHWLKRFWRPSRAWHSWREGNRLAFLGIATPKPLALLEKRFLWLRSRAYLVTEYLPGPDIIERFAPYVESGDAPEAELQALDYLFAELIAERISHGDFKGHNLFWQQDRWALIDLDSMCQHGSLSSFAPAYARDRARFMRNWPESSALYQVIDQRLPKDISGAA
- a CDS encoding YceK/YidQ family lipoprotein encodes the protein MTIKMAVMLSSFSLALSGCGTAVTVLQDDEEAARGLRKQKTYCQSIPRTYSGLAHDFCLLHAPPDPTGILVPFVLLDLTLSGALDTVVLPYTIYRQATDGNIRIYWRPGRG